CTCTGTGGCATGTTGAGTGACAGCCTCAATTGAtcaggatttttggggggatgtgGGATGAGAAGCGGTTTTGGATGAGGTTCACTGTCGGGGCACAAATTTCAGGCTATGATGGTTCTATTGGCTTCACTTCGAGAGGGGCATCTGTATTATTTACATAGTTCACGTCTATTGGAATTGCATCAGCAGGCGAGCAACtgtgccaaaaaaaagatgatatattaaaaaaacatcaaagtaCCAGAGCTACTAACTAGATCCTACTTTTCCTCCAACAAGGTAAAGATTTGTAAAAACATAGCAGCATCACTACTTAGTCTTCTATAATACATTAAAGTGaagagaggaggaaaaaataaactTCAAACGTCACTTTTGACTCaaagaaagtgtttttttgcaaGGTGTACAAGTTGCCGTGATTTACTCAATTTGAAGTTACAGGTGCAGGGAGCATTCATGCAGCTGGAAACACATTGACCTAAAAACATGTCAGCCGTTCCCAGCCAAACTTAAATGTGTGTCAGCTGTGTGAGGCACCGCAAATTGTCttcagtgtttacaaaaaacacatttgtttgagTTACTGAAGACGCCAACTTGTAGCCTATTCtgtgtttacaaaaaataattgactagTTGTTGGGTCACAAAAGGTTCTAAATTGGTTTTAATGTTAACAAAAACTCAATATGTTCAATGAAGAAAATTGACATTGATGTTTAGGTAAACATGTATGCTAGGTTCAATGAACTCATATTTGATGTTTTAAACATCTGTGAATTgcctgacatttttaaattgctgTAAAATCCTATTAggccaaaaaacaaacttacAATGTTAATATTCAATGACATTGTAATATGACTGTATAGTTACTGTATAGCTCATATACTCATTTATGCCAAGTTCACATTTAAGAAAGACTACCAGGATCAGTGAATTTCCATACCAACGTAAGTTTAGACACAAATTCTCATTGTTTGTGACAGCATTTTGTCATCTTGCCATGACAAAATCATGTTTTCCACAAATGTTAAGGAAAGGTGGTATTAAGGTTAAAacattttgctttgacaagAGGTCCTTTTTAAACTCCcaccctttatttattttttccctcactGCCTGTTCCTTGCTTGGACTTCCTGGGTCTTCCTAACTTCTTCCTGCAGGTCTGAATCCAGCCACTAGGTGCTTGGAGTgtaaatgtgcatgtgtgcgagtgtgttcAATGATAGGTTCAATGGGCGTGAAGTGCGTAGAAAGCTCACAGTCAGGAATGCTGCTTGACCTCAGACAGGAGGGATTGCAAGGATGTGGGAGAAGAGTGACCTATTCACCTAAAACACTTGCATTATACAAAGGGGGAGTGGGACATGTTGGGTTACTGGTCGTGATGGACagatgaagcttcatgaagcacttgcaatattttttttactcctgtaGATGGTGCTCTGAGTTTAAAGTTGCAGtggaaattgattaaatttaaTATCTAGTCATCAGTTGCAAACGAGAAAGGTCATTGTAAATTTACAgactttaaataataataataataattgtaacatttaagaataaagtcataaatttCATTTTTGCATGACAGTTGTAATTATATAGAGATTAAGAATAAGATGATAAGATGTAATTTtactaggggggggggggggggtaattttagGGGGGGGTGAAAATCATGATGTGAcaatatggttgcatttttatttatttatttattttagaaaataatgTGTAATCTTGTCAAACTAGAGTGGTAATTTCAccaggatttttaaaaaaatatattatggtACGACGACAtagtcattttaaaagaaaattgtttatacgctaaatatttttaattaaaaggttTGTATTTCTGCAGAAAGAAATGTGTGTGATCTTATTATGACGGTAACACTTCAAAGAATGGCTACATGTTCTGGCTCCTCAGTTTTGACATGACCCCAAGTAGGAACTGTGAAGTCAACAATGACAAACAAGCCGACACCCACACCGAAACTTATAACAAGACATTAACGAGACATGCCgaaatcaaaaacaattttctgCTTGCCGCGAGACTTCTCTTTAAACGGCAGCTGTGTTCACCGGGAATTATTCATATGCGTTTGCTTTCGGACTACCTGTTGCTTTTACGACGTCCCTTGACTCCCTTTGCTCaaagtatacaaaaaaaagttatatatgAGACAGGCCTGCAGTGTTTCCATGGTCGCTGAACtgagtaaaatgttttttttgtttttgttttttaaaggtggTGCCAGGCACTTGTCCCTGCAGCTTTCAGGTCAGGGAAGGTATGCAGCAAAAGCACTCCGTATgtaagtagaagtacagatacttgtgcaaaaaatatatatatactgtggtaaaataaaaagtactgtattttcCGCTACTTGTGGTGGATTGAAACTGAGCCCTGTTGTCCCCCTGAAAAAGTTTCGGGATTTACCTAATGATGCCAcgagatggcagcaaagcaccaCTTTGATTAAaggaagctcctcaactcacttcaccatTGGCATCTAGATGGTGCCCAAGAAATACTTTCACTGGTTTGGCCTGAGCACAGAAAGAATGATTCCGTGAGTTTTaagcaaataaaatgaaaaaaataaaataaaatcttacgATGGGGTAAATTTGCAAATGCCAAATTATGAGTTACTTGTCtgattgaactcattcacttcaGCAAAACTGAATAAGTACAAACTCTGAAATGTTCTTGGGTACAAAAGAAACAATAGCTTTCACCTTTAACATGCTTGtctgtaattttcttttttatctagAGACAACAATTTTTTTCGCTTCCTTTGATCCATGTTTACTGTAGTACACTCTCCAAACCGCACAGTGACTACTTGTCAGCCTATTTTGACAATGTAAGCAGTACAAGAATAGTGTGAGAGGCAATATCAACAAATAAGCAACCATTTGGAATTGGAGGCACCAAATGTAGGCTTTTAACAAGGTGGCCTCTGTGTCAGCGCAACTGTAAAGCTGTGCCATAAGCAGGAGCAGATGAGGACGGCGCTGCCAGTCGTCAAACCGTgaatagttttctttttattgtcgGTCTGTCTTTACTGTTTCTTGTAAATTTCGCCGTCGGAGTGCGGAAGTGATGTCAAGGGGGGAAATGGttgggatttaaaaataatgaaacccACCAGAGAAGCCAGCTTTATTAATCCACCGCTAGAACGATTATTACCTCCTCCAAGTACAAAGAGACACGGTggtctttcaaaacaaaatgtctggTTGAGTTCAATTACAGAAAACGTGTAGGAATAACCACAGAGCAGGAAGTGGGGCTTACTGGGACTGAGCAAAGTGGGCAATgcaattaaatatcaattacatacacattttaatgTTACTAAGCCGTAACTTCAACAAGCTGGTGTAACGCAGTGGGCAAGTGGTTTTAAAGTCTGCTCACATTTCTTAGGCTTAGGGTTAGAGTCTCGGCTCAGCCATCGCTCCATACAATTTCATAAAAGTTCGTTGCACTCTGTCTGTTGACAGAGTGTTTACTAGCTTCAATAAGACTAtggcagaaaaaataaatacataaaatatggaTTCCAGTGCAGTAAGCACTCGTACTTAAAGAGAAAGTTCCACCATATTGTGTGACTTTTTAGGTGTAATTTTTATGTCCAACCAGGTTGTCAGTATCTGCTGaatgtaactattaaagtaacttgtaatctaacatagttacttttaaaacaaaaataatcagtaaactaacttagttatatttaaaagcaagtaatcagtagaGTTGCTTTTTAAagcaatcagtaaagtaactaagtttctttttaaagcaagtaatcagcaaAGTAAATAAGTTACgctataaataatataatcaattaatcaaaaattaaaacacatttcatttaaaatgttctgGAAAGAAGGTACAAATTTTAATGAAATCTCTCATTCAAACCATCACTACGAGAAACATCATTGAGTATCTAACAAAGCGTGACAATTCAATTTCAAACTACAGCAGTGCAAGAAAAGTAtataatatttcaatatttcatCCCTGCTTCTCctattttttggttgttttttttttgtttacaatccCCTGTGCATCACATTTCCCGTAACATCGCCGTCATCCGTCACATCATCTGACTTccattattgatttatttattggccACTGGCAGGCAAACACAGGCGACGTGACGCAGAGTCTGCTGGCCATGCCGTCGGTGTGTTGtggctcataaaaaaaaaaaagaagaagaaaagaaaagaaaaggcgaTGCGCAGTGCACGCACTGCATGTGCAACAACAGTGACTGGGTGGTTTGATTCTTCCTATTGGACTGTAGCCCCAATCTAATATCGCAAGAGCTGTATGCCATTTGATGACTGAGAGAAAGAGAAATTACGAGATGAAAAGAATAGATTGTTATAAATACATTGGTACAATTTAATTACATAACTATTTTAAAGTGGGcttgaaatgtgtgtgcgtgcttctcATCGTGTTTAAGCCAGCAGAGAAGGTCTTGCTGGCCCGGACTGTTCACTACTATGAGATACATTAGCAACACAATGGCTAATACTAAATATGACAAATtagccaaccccccccccccccccccccccaccaaaaaaaaaataagaaaaagctCATAGaagttaatttaatacattagGATTCTTAAGAGGCACCAGTAGCTGTATATAATACAAATTGGTATAATAATGCTACATTCATGATTACACACATGTGCATGCAAATTATTCTGTTACCAAACAATTGGGGGTGTTTTTCTCCTCAAGCagatttttgcacttttttccctcttttctATGCAAAACACATGACAGTTGGCTTCCTTTTCTGCTTAGATCTGGATTGGCTTTGGCCACAgtgcttcttttcttcttcttttttttttttttttttttaataatatccATATAATGAAGCCGTATTGTAATGAAATGTCTTTCCCCAAGTGGTGAGCGTTGCTGTCAGTTGAAAGCACAACAGTGTAGATGAGTTGgatcaagaagaagaagaagaagaaaaaaagaaacaaagaaaatggtctcCTCCTCATGTGTTTTTGCTTAATGCTGCCGGTGCTTTGTTTATGCAGCCCAGAAAGAGCAAAATAACGAGAGAAAGGAAGAGAGATACGGAGAAAGAGAATCAGGCAGAGGCCAGCTGCTGCTCCGAAATATTTAGAACACACTTCCCGCCGCCCAGTTCAGCACCACACTGTGACACCTGTTTATTAGGTACACCGCAACGGCCAAGTTCTaatttcaaaacacattttctcccaTACAGCTCAatgaaaacagaaataaaaacccTGTGTGACAATATAAAGAACCAAAGAGACTAGACGAACTATGAGTGGCTAACACATCATCATCTAACGTTACATATAGCATATTTCATCATATAATCTATGCTAACACTGCAGCCCTGCTTATCTTTTGGTTTAGACGTGATTGTGCTTCTGTGAAGTCTGGTCGATCTTTACACAGCCTAGAAAGTCGGGAGTAAGATTTTATTTGGTGAATTAGCCCCTTTTTATGATTGCGGCAGTTTGACAGATTGTCAAATTACGTTGTATTCTGTGGGTAAAATATGTTTCGAAATTAGAAGAACTTAAAATTCAAACGAAGCAACTGATTTTACCGGCCTTAAACATCACACTTCAATCACATGCCTCTAAAATAGCCACAATTTGCATTAGATTATTTATATTCCCATAcaaccattatttttttctattctatGGTTATCATCGCATATTCTCCCCTTTGTTTCACTGGTACCCTTCTGTGGTggaatcacacacaaaaatagcccaaaaaaaagtgcaacaaacAAGTTGTCACTGCTCATTGATGTAAAGTCTTGCGAGGCCTATTTTTGAGATTtcgtttgacattttttacaaaaatgtattgttgcCCTCCCGTTGCTCCACTTTCGGACCCACTGACTGATTTCGTTCCAACCCGAGCCAAGGGGTACGCACATGAAAGCGTGAAATGGCGTCGCGCCACCGTGACCGAGCCTTCATTAATCATGGCCACAGAGACCGCTGATAGACGAGCGCCAGATCTGATCCGAGAATTGCTTCTCTGATCCGGCACCAGGCCTGTGTTTGCCTCCAGATGTTGTGGCCCTCCTGCatatgtgtgagtgagtgagtgagtgagtgagtgagtgagtgagtgagtgagtgagtgagtgagtgagtgagtgagtgagtgagtgagggagggagggagagggagagggagagagaaagggagatggaggaaggggggtggggttgCACAAATTTCTTCAGTATTGTGTTAAATATTGCAGATTCAACATCATCTTTATAGAAAGTGTGGAATGAGATGGTCCTACAGTGCCATCTGCTGAAACATACTATAACGTTTTGTACTTTATAATTCAGGGGTGGTCAGAAATGTATCATGGACCTCATTGTATTGTCTAACAGATAAATGGGGCGAGGTTAtttgaaggtgttttttttttaaattatttttaaaagtaattaatgTACCGAACGGCCCGGTATTTTTGCGAGTTTCTGCGTTGTGAAAGCACCCCTGAATGCACCGTGCACAGCAAACGTGTGGCGACTGttctatttttgttattatttttcatactttatttaggaacacaaaacaacatgtcaataaaacagccaagagacaaaagaaaaagaaacatccTACGAAAATATAAAGCTCACACAAATCCAAGTGCTGTGACGAATGTGCTTCTCGGAACTTACGGGCATTTACCCACAGGacattacccacaatgcaacgCCGCCCAGTCAGTGAAAACAACTGCTTTAGCCTCTAACGTATATTCCCCTCGGAAAATCATGCCAAAAAGTTGTTGTGCGGTTGGGTGTTCCAACCACAACATGATGGAAACGAAATTCTCGTTTCATGTTTTTCCCATAAACCCTGAACGTCGAAGAAAGTGGGTAAACGCAGTCAACAGAGTGCTACCGGACGGTTCGGAATGGACGCCAACCAAGAACACAGTGCTTTGTAGCCAACACTTCCTAAATGGTAAGAATCGTTTTTGAGTATGAATGGCGTTTACTTGACCATTAATAAACATTTACGGTGCACTGCTGGAGCAGCATAGATGTAAACAGACAAAGACATTATAATGTACACAACATCAGTGTGCAATACTTAAATGAAACTTTACTGgaatggcatttttttaaatctagatagttgtgctttatttaatttgatatgTAATCAACTGAATTGTTTTATTGAGAATCATGTTTCAGCCATGTTGCACAACCCTActaaacacttcttttttttaatcgtttatATTGACCAGTTTATTTACCTTGTTCATAGCTGCATTGCCCTCTCATTTAAGGTTGAATACTTTATGTTAAAACGTGTCGAAATTTAGCCTTTTCCCCCCCTTTGTGGACCTTATTTTCAatcatactaataataataagagtaATCTGTTCTCTAGTAATATGTAGCATGATTAATTTATATTCAATTGCTTTCTGTTTTCAGGGAGACCAAATAAAGACCCTGCACACCCGGACTTTATTCCATCCATCTTCAAGCATATCCAAACTTATCCAAAGTTATCAGCATCAAAATTCCAGAAATTCTCTGTtgctaaaagaagaaaaaatttcATCGGTACACCAACACAGTCCAAAAAGAGGAGGGTACATCAAGGCAGCCTTCAGACACCGACAGTAGTTCCTTGCCCCTCATCTCCTAAATTCAAAGGTGTGCGCTTCCACTGTGGAGGGAAATGATAAGAAGTGTAAAGTTTTCACTGGTATTTCATGTGATGTGTTCCTGAAAACGTTTTTATTATTGGTGACATTTATGAAAGCCACTAAAATAGCCAATAAATTGGAATTCAGACACcagttttttaaataacatttacaagAGGCTTGATCTGCCCTTTGAATACATCGGCTATGTTATGAATCTCTCACCAAGTCAGGCAGGCTAGTGAGGTCTTCTGGAGGTGCATCCAACTAGTGTCGACCAAACGTGACGTTATGATTAAAGTGTACCTCCGGAGTAACAATTTCAAAGTATTGATGGGgaaattttgcatttattgtaaAGTTTGATAAATAGCTTGTTCCCATTTTTATGTCTAGTCTTGTATTTGCCaaagtaatttggcgtgttaaTTTTAATACTCATCGCCTTGTTTGGGGCAGATGTGACGTCGCCTCATTGACAGGACGTCATTCGTACCCATTAGTTACTATTGAGTGAGACGCCAGATCACTTGCCTGTCTTACTTTGTTGCTCATCTATTAGTTGTTCTTTCATGTTTCATGTTGAGCTTTGGTAGTTGAATTAATACAAAGTTTGAAACCAATGTGTAGCTGCCGTCAAAGGGAACTCTCAATTATGTATGTTAATTCCAAAGAACAAAGTTGAGCCTTGATTGAACTGGAAAGGAGTAACACAATCAATAATCATGATCTCAGTATCAATCAAAGTAACCatgattattatattttacataaTCGCCCAGCCCAAATTAACTtgcaatgtaaaaataaatcacatattTGAAATAAGAAATATAAAAGAAATATGCAGCATCAAAGTCACAACCTAAAACTTGACTGAGGAAATCTTGACTTTACCAAAACCATGTTTTTGTCTTCTTGTGTTCTGCAGATGCCAGTAACCATCTTCGTCCTGAGCAGCAGGAGCCAGAAACCCTTTACATTAAACAGGAAGAGGAACCAGAGCCCACACACCTTAAAGACGAAGAAGAGGAAGTTGTTATTACTGCGTGTCCTTTCAAAGACGAAGAGCAGGAAGTTAAGATCACCGAGTTTCCTTTGAATTTTGTCATTGTGAAGGTTGAAGAAGGGGATGGCGACCTTTGTGGAGGATCCCAAGCGGACGATCGCTTCGCTCTGCTATCAGAAAGTGACAAGATAACATCACACTCTGACACCGACACTGTTGATGATGGTGATGCTCATTGTTATGATGATAATGAGAAGGAGGATATGACATACAACCCTAATGGAAAAGGTGTGAAACATTCTGAGAGTGACAAAACTTTTTCCAGCATGTCGTCATTAAATAGAcatacaagaacacacactggagagaaacccttTGTCTGCGCAAATTGTGGTAAAAGATTATCTCGAAAGACTGGAGGGAAACCCTTTGCCTGCTcattttgtggtaaaagattcacAACTACAGGAAAACcatttgcctgctcagtttgtggtaaaagattccGCCACAGGACCAATTTTACAAAGCACATGCGTAAGCACATTAGAGAGAAGCCCTACCTCTGCTCCATTTGTGGCAAAAGATTCTCTCAAAAGAGATACTTAACAAGACACAAaacaacccacactggagatAAACCATTTGCCTGCGCGTTTTGTGGTAAACGTTTTGCTAGAAACACATAtttaacaacacacacaagaatACACACTGGAGATAAACCATTCAGCTGCAGTTTGTGTGACAAAAGATTTTTTCAGAAATATCAGGTTAACAGACACAGGTGTGCTGGTGACAGAAGAGCATTGGTTCATGAAGCTGCAGAATAAACTAAGCTGAGGTTGTGTTGACAATCATTGACTCATTCCTTAATCACTGTGCAGTGGGCGCCACCCTTCAAGGCAGACTTTCAATGTACAATGTAAAAATTCATAATCCAAGTGTAGCCCAACtcaagaaaacaggtgagccaaaATGGTTCTTACCTGAGCTGTTAggtgctgtgatgtcattttcagtcaacaactgataaaatggccgcccacttaAATGGACATAAACAGGCGGACTTTGGtgctcaactcatattctacaaacgcTGTATTAATCTATATTCATAACTAACAGTTGGCTAGCAATGCTAATTTTACAATATCTTATTTACGAGCTGGTAGCTACACAAATTTGCTATTCATTCCTGGCAACAAGCAAGGTTTCTTCTTAGTCTTTTCATTGTGCATCCAGTTCACACCatcaagtcaaaaatattttttgtaagttTGAACTTAACTTTACTATGTAAACATACAGGAGGAGAAATATAGCTTTGGTCTGGTTTTGTGGATGATATTGTTTGAAAGAAATACTCACTTTTGTcttagtgttgttttttttttattacaagtaAGATTGAAGAAGTGTCTTAAAATATTATATCACATTTATCTAACCACAGTTTATATTGAGAAACTGTTTAATTAAGAAAGACATTGAGGTGACTTGTAGCTTTTGCTCTGACGGACCTGAAAATAGGCTTCACTTATTTTGGCAATGTCCACATGTAAAATCTTTCCGGTATAGGCTAAGTATTTTTGTAAGAATTCatattgaaataataattttgtgttattttggaggaatgttatttttgttttgctcgGGGGAGCAAATACGTTTCCGATTAATATTATCTCATTGACGAAATTCCACA
This portion of the Vanacampus margaritifer isolate UIUO_Vmar chromosome 4, RoL_Vmar_1.0, whole genome shotgun sequence genome encodes:
- the LOC144051032 gene encoding uncharacterized protein LOC144051032, which gives rise to MPKSCCAVGCSNHNMMETKFSFHVFPINPERRRKWVNAVNRVLPDGSEWTPTKNTVLCSQHFLNGRPNKDPAHPDFIPSIFKHIQTYPKLSASKFQKFSVAKRRKNFIGTPTQSKKRRVHQGSLQTPTVVPCPSSPKFKDASNHLRPEQQEPETLYIKQEEEPEPTHLKDEEEEVVITACPFKDEEQEVKITEFPLNFVIVKVEEGDGDLCGGSQADDRFALLSESDKITSHSDTDTVDDGDAHCYDDNEKEDMTYNPNGKGVKHSESDKTFSSMSSLNRHTRTHTGEKPFVCANCGKRLSRKTGGKPFACSFCGKRFTTTGKPFACSVCGKRFRHRTNFTKHMRKHIREKPYLCSICGKRFSQKRYLTRHKTTHTGDKPFACAFCGKRFARNTYLTTHTRIHTGDKPFSCSLCDKRFFQKYQVNRHRCAGDRRALVHEAAE